Genomic window (Pseudomonas xantholysinigenes):
TTCGCGAGTGCCCGCCAGGAGCAAACTGGCGGTGGCCAGCAGTGCGGTCGCGACCATCAACCGGCGGTTTTCCAGCAAGTCGGCCAACGGCACCAGTAGCAACAGGCCCAGGGCGTAGCCCAGCTGGGTCAGCGAAACGATCAGGCTGGCATGCTCGGCGGACAGGCCTAGGTCCGGCGCGATCAGCCCGACGATGGGTTGCGCGTAATAGATATTGGCGACGATGGCGCCACAGCAGAACGCCAGCAGGGTCACCAGGGCCCGGCTCAGGGCTGGGGCCGAGGGCTGGGCCAGGGCAAGGGAAGAATGCATGGGACGATGCCTCGCAAACGACGGAAGGTGCGCGCATGGTGCCGCGCCGGACACCGAGCGAGAATCCACCGCCAGCGCAACGCGCCTTTGCGCCCTGCGCAACGCTTCACTCCGCCAGCAGCGCCTCGCAAAACGTCACGAAGGCCATGACCCGCCGCGAGCCCCGGTGGTTGGGCAGGTACAGGGCATTGATGCCGGTGCTGGCGATACCGGGGCTGACCTCCCAGTCGGCGAACAGCCGTTGCAAGCGCCCAGCCTCGACATCGCCGCGCACCAACCAGTCGGCCAGCAACGCGACGCCACTGCCGGCGATGGCTGCCTCGCGCAACAGATCGGCATTGGCGCTGCGCAACGGCCCAGCGACATTCAGCTCCAAGGTCTGCTCCCCCTGGCGCAACCGCCAGGGACGGGCGGCCTGGCCATAGCGAAAGCGCAGGCAGGCGCAGTCGGCCAACTGTTGCGGCTGTAGCAACGGTTGCCGCGCCGCCAGGTACGCCGGGCTGGCCACCAGCCAGCGCTGGAAACGCCCGAGGGGCCGGCACACCAGCTCGTCGCTGGGCGCCGGCTCGCCGAGGCGAATGGTCAGGTCGTAGCGCCCTTCGAACAGGTCATCGAAACGGTCGCTGAGGTCGATGTCCAGTTCCAGCCCCGGATGGCGTGCCAGGAATGCCCCCAGGTGCGGCGCGATCACCCGTCGGCCGAACTCTACCGGCAGGCACAGGCGTAGCACACCTACCGGCTCCTCGCCACGATCGGCGACACTGGCATCGGCATCGGCCAGGGCTTCGACAATGTCTCGCGCACGTTGGTAGTAGCCGGCGCCGGCCTCGGTCAGGCTGACCTGGCGGGTCGAGCGGTTGAACAGGCTGGCCCCCAGTTCCTGCTCCAAGGCATCGACCAGGCGCGAGACCGACGAAGTAGCCACGCCAAGCTTGCGCGCTGCGGCGGAAAACCCTCGGGCCTCGACAGTGGCCATGAAGGCCTTGATCGCCAGCAGCTTGTCCATCGCGCTTTTCCGTAGGGTAAAAGCCGGAACCTTCCTACAATCAGGGTTTGGAATCAACTGCTCGAGTCACTCATGCCCGATAACCTGTTCACCGCCCTGCCCGCCCTGGATCCACGCGCCAGCGAACAGTTCGACGAAGTGCTGCGCCGTCCCGGCCTGCGCATCGAGCGTATCGTTTCCAGCGGCCAGGCCAGCCCTCCAGGCTTCTGGTACGACCAGGACGAAGGCGAATGGGTGCTGCTGCTCAGCGGCAGCGCGGCACTCCACCTCGCGCATGAAAGCGAACCCCGTGTACTGCGCGCCGGCGACCACCTGGATATACCGGCGCACTGCCGTCACCGGGTGGTCTGGACCGAGCCCGGCGTGGCCACGGTTTGGCTGGCGGTGTTCTATCGCAGCTGAACGGCTACTGGCCGTTGCAACCGGTAGAAGCGCCAGGGCAGCAGGACCGCCGCCACCGCCAGGCCACAAGCGAAGCCGACCCACACCCCGACCGCGCCCAGCGCCGAGTGGAAGGCCAGCCAGTAGCTCAGCGGCAGTGCCAGTAACCAATAGCTGACCATCGTCACTCCCACCGGCCAGCGGTAGTCCTGCAAGCCGCGCAAGGCGCCCAACGCAGTGGACTGCAAACCATCGGCCACCTGCATGGCGGCGACCACCACGAACATCGGCACGGCGATGGCGACCACCTGTGGGTCGTCGCTCATGGCCTCGGCGATGCGCCGCCCGAACAGGGCCAGCAACACGGTGGCCACCAGCATCCAGGCAGTGACGCTGGCAAAGGTAGCGCTGCCGATGGCGCGGATGCGCGCCGTCTGGCCACGCCCCTGGGCCTGGCTGATGCGGATGCTCACCGCCGCCGCCATGCCCAGCGGCAGCATGTACAGCAGCGCGCCGATCGACTGCACCACCTGGTTCGCCGCCAGCGCCGCGTTACCCAGCCAGCCCAGCATCCAGGCCGCGATCACCACCGCGCCGGCCTCGGCCAGGTAACCCAGGCCCAGCGGCCAACCCTCGCCCAGCAGCGTGCGCCAGGACAACCGCGCCCCCTGCGGTGCCTGGCGGTAGCGCCCCAGCGACGGCGCCAGGCGCCAGTAGGCCAGGGCCAGCAGCACCGCCAGCGACTCGGCGATCACCCCGGCGATACCAGCCCCCAGCAGCCCTAGCGCCGGCAAACCGAAATGACCGTGGATCAGCCCGTAGCTCAGCGGCAGGTTGAACAGCACCGCGCTCATCACCAGCAGTACGCCCACCCAGGGCCGGCCGATGGCTTCCAGCACATCCTTGAACACCACCGCCAGGCAGTACGGAATCAGGAACACCGCCATGGCCTGCCAGTACGGCGTCAACAGCGCCACGTCGGGCAACGGCACGCCCAGCCACTGCACCAGCTGCAGGCTCGCCAGCATCGCCAGGCAGCCAAGCACGCCTACCAGCAGGCCATAGCCCAGCCCGGCCCGCAGCGTGCGCGCCACGGCGCCGGGGTCGTCGGCGCCGAAGGCATGGCCGGCGCGCACGCTGAGGGTGGCGAGCATGCCGTACAGCCCGGCATGGAAGATCAGTCCGGCGCTGCTGGTCAGCGCGACACAGGCCAGCACCACGGTGCCCAGCGAGGCCAGCAGCACGGTGTCGGTCAGGCTGATCAACTCGGCGGCCGACAGGCCCAGTACCAGGGGCAGGGCCAGCCGCAACAGACCAGGCAACTCGACCAACCAGGACACGGGGGTAGGTGAAAGACGGGCAGTCACGGTAGCAACCTCCAATTGACATACGCCGCGTATGCTAATGCCATTTATTGACATACGCAACGTATGTTAATTTGCACGACGTCACTTTCGCTTCGGAGTCATCCATGCCCGCCCCCCGCCGCAGCCGCGCCGCCATGAGCGCCGACACCACTGAACGGCTGATTGCCGCCGCCCGCCGCCAGTTCGCCGAAAAGGGCTTCGCTGCCGTGGTCATGGACGACCTGTGCGCCGAGGTCGACCTGACCCGTGGCGCCCTGCACCATCACTTCGGTGGCAAGGCCGGCCTGTTCGGCGCCGTGGTCCAGGACCTGCTGGAAGAGATCAACCAAGCCCTGGATGCCCGCTACGACACCCATGCCGACCCGTGGGAAGGCTATATCGATACCTGTCTGCACTATTACGACCTGCTGCACGACCCGGCCTTGCGCCGTATCCTGTTGCAGGACGCCCCGGCCGTGCTTGGCCCGCGTCTGCGCGAGATGGAGGAAGCCAGCTACATCGGGCCGATGGCCCAGGGCCTGGTGGAGTTGCAGGACGCCGGCCGGCTGCGGGCGTTCGACGCAGTGGCCATGGCTCATCTGATCAACGGAGCGATGGGCGACAGCGGCATGTGGGTGATCGCCCAGGATGATCCGCAAGTGGCGGCCGAGCGGTTGAAAACCGCGTTGCGCTGTTTGCTGGAAGGCTTGCAAATGTAGGAGCCAGCCTGCTGGCGAAGCACGCACCGCGGCGCCTGCTTCGCGGCGGTGCGGCGTTCCGACAAGCCCGCTCCCACAGGTGTAGCGCATGGCTTGAGGTCGGCGCGCTCCCTGTGGGAGCGGCTTCAGCCGCGAACACCGGCGCAGCCGGTGCCAGGCACCGCGTCGCTTGCTTCGCGATACCTGGCACCAGCTCGCTATGCAAAGGCCGCCACCAACCGTTCGATCACCGCGCGCACCCGCGCGGTGTGGCGCAGGTCCTGGTGGGTGACCATCCATACCTCGTAAGGCTGCGCCCGGGTGCGCTGCGGCCACACCCGGCGCAGGCCGTCACGCTGGCCCAGTTCAAGCGGAATCTCGCCAATCCCCAACCCCTCGTGAATGGCCCGGCGCAACAGCATGCTGGCGTTGGCCGCCATCACCACTCGGCCCTCGCCGATCGGCACATCCACCAGGGTCGGCTGCGCCTGACCGCGCCAGTAAGGCTCGTACACCACCAGGTCATGCCCGGCGAAGCTGCCGTCTTGCGGCAGGCCGTGGCGTTGCAGGTAATCCTCTGCGGCGAACAACCCCATTTGCCAACTGGCCAGCTTGCGCAGCACCAGGTCAGGGCTCTCTGGGCGCTGGTTGCGAATGGCGATATCGGTTTCGCGTTGCGACAGGTTGACGATATCGGAGCTACCGCTGAGCACCACGCGCACCTCGGGATGGCTCTGGCGCAGTTCACGCAACGCGGGAATGACGAACTCATGGGCCAACGAATCGGTGGTGGCGATGCGTACCTCGCCGGCTTCCTCGTTGTCGGCGCCGCGGGTACGCCGGGCCAGCTCCAGCGCGGCGTGTTCCATCTTCTGTGCCATTTCCACCGCGACCTCGCCAATGGCAGTCAGCTGATAGCCGGCCGGTGTACGCAGGAACAGGGTCGAGCCCAGGTCCGCTTCCAGGGCCGCCACGCGTCGGCCCACCGTGGCCTGGTCGACCCGCAGCAGCCGTGCGGCGCGGCGCAGGGTTTGCTCACGGCTCAGTGCCAGCAGCATGCGGGCGTCATCCCAATTCATTCGTCTACTCCGTGAAGAGGCCGGTTCAACCGGTCTTGCCAGCAAGGCTGGCGCCTCCAATTACGCTTGGCTGAAGAAAATCTGCAAAGGTGCGGCGCAAAATCGCCGCGCGACTGCAACCTATGGGTTCCATACCCTGTGACGCACCTTTCTTCAGAATGACAGAGGTCTTCATGCGTCACACCGTTCCCAGCCACATGACCGCCATCGACATCACCCAGCCTGGCGGCCCAGAGGTCTTGCAAGCCGCCAGCCACGCCACGCCACAACCCGGCCCGCGCGAGCTGCTGATCCAGGTGCACGCCGCTGGCGTCAATGGCCCTGACCTGCTGCAACGCAAGGGCCTGTACGATCCGCCCGCCGGAGCCCCGGACATCCCTGGCCTGGAGATCGCCGGCAAGGTGGTCGCGCTCGGCGCGCAGGTCAAGGGCTTCGCCCTCGGGGACGCGGTCATCGCCCTGGTCCAGGGCGGCGGCTACGCCGAGTACGCCGTGGCCGACGAGCGCACCACCGCGCACCTGCCCGACAACCTGTCGATGGTCGAGGGCGCGGCGTTGCCGGAAACCTTCATGACCGTCTGGGTCAACCTGTTCCAGCGCGGCGCCTTCAAGGCCGGTGAAACTGTGCTGATCCACGGTGGCGCGTCGGGCATCGGCACCACTGCCACGCAACTGGCCAAGGCCTTGGGCGCGGCGCAGCTGTTCACCACGGTCAATGGCCCGGGGCAACAGGCCGCCAGCCTGGAACTGGGCGCCGATGTCGCCATCGACTACAACCGCGAGGACTTCGTCGAACAGGTGCTCCTGCACACCGCAGGCCGTGGCGTCGATGTGATCGTCGATATCATCGCCGGCGATTATGTGGCGCGTAATTTCAAGGCCGCGGCCATGGATGGGCGCATCGTGCAGATTGGCGTGATCAAGGGCCCGGCCACTGAGCTCGACCTGTTCCCGATGCTCACCAAGCGCCTGACCCATATCGGCTCGACCCTGCGCGCGCGCAGTGCCGACGACAAGGCGGCGATCCTCGCCGACTTGCAGGCCAAGGCCTGGCCCCATGTCCGCAGCGGCGCGGTCAAGCCGCTGATCCACGCCACCTTCCCCTTAGCGGCGGCCAGCCAGGCCCATGCGCTGATGGAATCTGGCCGGCATGTTGGCAAGGTGGTGCTGAGCGTCGCGCACCAGGGCTGAGTCAGTCGAGCGCGCCACTGCCCAGGGCGATACGGATCGCCTGGGCGGTGGTGCCGACGCCCAGGCGCCGGCGCGCCGCGCGCAGGTGGTTTTCCACGGTGCGCACCGACAGCCCCAGGGTGGCGGCGATATCGGCCTGGCGCTGGCCGGCGGCGGTCCAGGCCAGCACCTGGCGCTCGCGCTCGGACAAGGGTCCCAGGCCCGGCGGCACTTCCAGCAGCCGCCGGGCATTGGCAAAGGCCGCATTGGCCAGCATGGCCAAACCCAGGCGCACGCCGGCACTTGCCTCGATACGCTGCCCGCCCAGGCTCATGGCACCCTCCAACCCTGCCGGGCCGAACACCGGGACCTGCAAGCCGTGCACGCCTGGCCCGCTCGGTGCCCGTACCACTCGGTAATGCTCGCCGTCCGCCCCTGCGCATTTGCTCCAGAAGAATGGTGCGCGCGCGGTCAACAAATGGAGGTTGACCGGGCAATGACGGATATAGGTCTGCGCATCGACGCGCTGGCCTTCGCCGAACCAATCGCCCTCGACCCAGTGAATACGCTCGACCACTTCATCCCGCGCGGCGCTGGCGCTGAACAGCACGAAGCGGTCGTAGCCCAGCGGCCGTGCGACAGTGCGCACGGCCACCTGGATCGCCGTCAGGGTCGTGGCTTGCTCGATCTGCTGGATCGCCTGCACCAGCTTGTCGAAGGGCAGCTCGCTCACTGGCCGTTGACCGCCTTGAGCAAGGCGCCTGCGGCGAGCTTGCCCAACGCATTGCCAGCCAGCGGGCTGTCGCCGGTGAGCAGTTTGCGGTCCTGATGGACAGCGCCGGAAATACCGTCGTTGACGATCTCCACGCCCTGCGCGCGCAGCCGCTCACCGAATTTCCAGGTCAGGTGGCCGGGCATATAGCCGATGTCCGGGGTCTTGGCGTCAAGGTCATCCGGGAAGGCGCAGATCTTGTAGCCGTCGTAGAGCTTGCCGGCGGCCAGCAGCGCCGCCGGACCGTGGCACAGGGTAATGACGAACTTGTCGTTGTCCGCTGCCCACTGCAGCACCTGCCTGACCTCCTCGCTTTCCGGCAAGCCGATCAACGCGCCGTGGCCACCAGGGATGAACACGCCGATGTAGTCGGAATCGTCACCCAGGGCGCTGGCGAGCACCTCGGCAAGCTTTTGCGGCTGCTTGAAGGCCGGCTTGTAGCGCTCGAACAGGCCGAGTACCTGCTGGTCCTCGCGGGGCATGGCCCAGTATTCGAACTTGACCGGGTTGCCCGACAAGGTCGCCACGTCGAAGGCGAACCCGGCCTTGTCCAGGTGGTACATGGGTAGCAGGGTTTCCACCGGATGATTGCCGGTGGAGAACAAAGTGCCGTTGTCAGTGAGCAGGTAGCGCTCGTCGGCGCCGATCATCAGGATCTTCCAGCGCCCGCCCTGGTAGGCATCGGCATAGTCGGCGCCGCTGAGGTCGGACTTGCTGGCGGTGAACTGGCTGAGGGAATACGGCGAGGGGAAGAACGCATTGTCTTCGGCGGGGTCGGGCGTGGGGCGTTTGTCGTCGTTGGGGTTGGTCATGGCTGTACTCCTGGGCTTGGGATGGGTAACCGGATCCATGCTAGGAGGCCACCGGACGAGCGGCAATGAGGGTTTTCCCTCAATGGCTGTCGTGGCATCGGTACATCTATACCACGCGAGGGTTTTGTTGGAGCGTCGGTAAAATGGCCCAGAGCAGTCTAGTTGAGCGCGGACGGTGTATCGACGTCGCGCACTATCCCGCCATCGTCCACTTCCAGCACGACCACACGATCGGCATGCCGGCGCAACACAGCGCGCGCGCCCTCATCACCGGCCAACCCGCCAAGTTCAGCCCAGAACTCCCGGCCAAACAACACCGGATGCCCATTCTGCCCTTGGTAACGCGGTACCACGATCACCGATGGCCCAGCCGCCTCGACCAGGCGCTGGTATGTGCCCTGGGCGATCCACGGCATATCACCCAGCACGATGGCCACCGCCTGCGCCGGGCAGTCCGCCAGCGACGCGGCGCCCGCCGCCAGGCTGTGCCCCAGGCCCAGCCCGGCATCGACGCTGTGAACGACCCGACAGCCCACAGGCAAGCCCAGCGCCCCGGCCTGCTCGCCATCGCGCAGCACCACCCGCACCTCGTCGAACACCGCTTGCGCCCGTTCCACGCTGTGCTGCAACAGGCTGCGGCCATCGCCCAGCAGCGCTCGGCGCTTGTCGCTGCCAAAGCGCACGCCCTGCCCGGCCGCCAGCACCAGAGCGACGATGCTCACAACGCCTCGCGGGCAATGCCGCTGCGGGTACGCAGAATATCGGCGAGCACCGCCAGGGCGATCTCCGCCGGGGTCTTGCTCCCCAGGTTCAGGCCAATGGGCGCATGGATGCGCGCCATCTCGGCATCACCCAGCTCGCCGATACGGCGCAGGCGCTCCCGGCGTTTGGCCGAGGTGGCGCGCGAGCCCATCACCCCTATGTAGAACGCTTCGGTACGGACGGCTTCGAGCATGGCCAGGTCATCGATCTTCGGGTCATGGGTGAGCGCCACCACCGCGGTGTCGCGGTGGCAGCCACCATTGGCGATGAACAGCGAGGGCAGTTCACGGCGGATTTCTATCCCGTCGAGCACCACATTGTCCATCACCTCGTCCCGTGGGTCGCACAGCACCACCTCGAAACCCAGGCCCTTGCCGAACTCCGCGCAGAAATGCGCGACGCTCGAATAACCCGCCAGCAGCAAGCGCTGGGCGGCGCCGATGCGCAGGCGCACGTAATGCTCGCCCTGCTCGACCCGTGGGCCTTGGCTGTGATCGTCGCTCAGTCGGCATTGGCCGCTGCGCAGGTCGACCTCGCGCAACAGCCGGCGTCGCCCCAGCAGTGCCGCCTCCAGCTCGCCGAAATGCGCCTGGGTGGCGCAGTCGGCGGGCAGGTGCTCGACCAGCACGTCGAGGATGCCGCCACATGGCAGGCGAATGTTCGAGCGGTTGTCGCTGCCGTCGCCATACCGCACCACGGCCACCGCCTGGTTGAACTCGCCAGCGCCGACGCGCTCGAGGAAGTCTTCCTCGACGCAACCGCCGGACAACGAGCCGACCCAGTGCCCCTGGCCATTGACCGCCAGCAGCGAACCCGGCGCGCGCGGCGCCGAGCCATAGGTGCAGAGCACCGTGCACAGCCACACCGGCAGCCCGTCACGGGACCACTGCGCGGCCTGGCGCACCACCTGCAGGTCCAGATGCTGCACTTTAGTCCGCCTTCAGCTCGGCCAGCTGCTGGGTGCTGAAGTCACCCGGCAGGCCGCCCCAGGCTTCACGCAGGTAGTTGACCATGTCGGTCAGTTGCTGGTCGTCGAGCTTGCCGGCAAAGCCCGGCATCGGCTGCATGCGCTCGAAACCGGTGAACTGCTGCTCGCGGATGCCCTCGACGATCACCTTGACCAGGTTGCGCGAATCGGCTTGGCGCAGGATGGTGTTGCCCTGCATGGCCACGGCGATGTGCGGCTTGCCCTCGCCGTCGCCACCATGGCAACCGGCGCAGACGTTGAGGTACTGCTGACGGCCACGCTTGGCGCTCTCGCCCAGGGTCTCGTGGGCCACGGCCTGGACCACCTTGGCCGCCGGCGGCTGGTCGCCGAGCAGGAAGGTGGCCATGGCCGCCAGGTCGCTGTCTTCGAGATGCTGGGTGCTGTGGTGCACCACCGGGTACATCTCGTTGAACATGCTGCCCTGGGCGCTCATGCCGTGCTTGAGGAAGGTCGCCAGGTCGGCGTGGTTCCAGCCGCGCTCGGCCAGGTCGTTGGCCAGCAGGCTCGGTGCCAGGTAGCCGCCGAGCAGGCCGCCAGTCAGGCGCTTGTCTTGCTCCAGGGCGCCGATCGGGTTACGCGGGGTGTGGCACTCGCCGCAGTGGCCGAGAACCTCGACCATGTATTGGCCGCGCTTCCAGGCCTCGCTGTTACCCTTGCCCTCTTCGAGCTGCACGCTCTTGCCGTAGAGCATGTTCCAGCCCATCAGGCCCGCGCGCACGTTGAACGGGAAGCTCAGGCTGGTTTCAGGGGCCGGGCGATTGATCGGCGCCACGGTCATCAGGTAGGCGTGGATGGCGTCGGCATCCTCGCGCTTGACCAGGTGATACGAGGTGTAGGGCATGGCCGGGTACAGGTTGGCGCCATCCTTGCGCTTGCCCTCGGTGAGGGCGGCGAAGAATTCGTCAGTGCTGTAGTTGCCGATACCGTACTGCTTGTCCGGGGTGATGTTGGTGCCGTAGATGGTGCCGAACGGCGAATGGATCGGCAGCCCGCCCGCGTAGGGCGCGCCGCCTTCGGCAGTGTGGCAGGCCATGCAGTCGGCGGCGCGGGCAAGGTATTCGCCGCGCTTGACCTGGTTTTGGTCGGCCGCCTGGGCGCTGAAGGCCAGCGCCGCGCCAATGGCCAATGCCAGGCCGTTGAAAACGCGCATCATGCTCAAGCCTCCTTGACCAGGCCGAGGTCGGTCAGCACATCGCGGGTCGCCTCGTAGTAACGCACGTAGCCCGTGCAGCGGCACACGTGATGGCCGAGGCTGGCCTCGATGGCGCCCTCCAGCTCGCTTTTGTTCAGCGGCTGGCGCTGGGCTTTCTCCACCAGCACCGTGGCGGCGTTGACGAAGCCTGGGGCGCAGTAGCTGCACTGGAAAGCGAAGCGATCGACGAACTTCTGCTGGATCGGGCTCAGTTCGCCCAGGTTACCGGCTTCGTCACGCTTGGCGTGGCCTTCGATGGTGCGCACCTTCTTGCCTTCGAAGTAGTGCGCGCCGGTGATGCAGGTGCGCACTTCCTCGCTGGTGCCGTCGGGGTTGTCGACGATCACCACGCAGGCGTGGCAGATGCCCTGGCCGCAGCCCAGGCGCGAGCCTGTGAGGTTCTGGTATTCGTGCAGGTAGTCGATCATCGCCAGGTCATCGGGGACCACTTCGGTGACGACGGATTGACCGTTGAGGGTCAGTTGCAGCTTGCGGTCAGCCATTGAGGGCCTCCTTGACGCGGGCGGGGGTGATGGGCAGGTCGCGCACGCGCTTGCCGATGGCGTGGGCCACGGCGTTGGCGATGGCACCGACCACCGGGATCATCACCACCTCGGCGATGCCCTTGGATGGGTCGGTGGGCGACAGCGGCGGCAGGATCTCCGAGGTCTGCTTCCACACCGCGACATGCTTGGCCATCGGCAGGCGATAGCGGTTGAAGTTCCAGTCGCCCTCGCCCGGGCCACCCTCGTACAACGGCATTTCTTCCAGCAGGGCATGGCCGATGCCCATGGCAATACCGCCTTCGAGCTGGCCCTTGACCAACTCGGGCACCAGCACCCGGCCGCACTCGACCCAGCTGTGGTGGTTGAGCACGCTGACTTCGCCACTGCCCTTGTTGACCTTGACCTCGACAATGGTCGCCACCGGGCTGTAGTAGGTGACCATGGCATTGTTCAGCTGAGTGGCCGGGTACGCGGCGTTCTGCCGGTCCAGCAGGTGGAAGCCGGCGCTGGTCATCTGCGCCTTCTTCGCGTTCACCGCGCCGTCGCCGTATTTCACCGCCAGGCCATCGAGTGGCAGGCGCTCACGCACGCCGTCAATGACGAAATCGGCTTCGGCCCAGCTCCAGCGGTTGAATGCGTGCACGCTGACGCCGGTGACCAGGCCCATCTCATGAGCCTTCTTGGCCAGCACGGCGAACGGGATCGGCGCCAGGCCGTTACCGGTCAGCTCACCGTTGACCCACACCGCGTTCTCGCGGCGTACCACCAGCGGGTTGGCCTGGCCACCGAACGGCCCCTGGCGCCACAGCGCCACCGCCGCCGGCCACAAGCCGTGGT
Coding sequences:
- a CDS encoding XdhC family protein, coding for MQHLDLQVVRQAAQWSRDGLPVWLCTVLCTYGSAPRAPGSLLAVNGQGHWVGSLSGGCVEEDFLERVGAGEFNQAVAVVRYGDGSDNRSNIRLPCGGILDVLVEHLPADCATQAHFGELEAALLGRRRLLREVDLRSGQCRLSDDHSQGPRVEQGEHYVRLRIGAAQRLLLAGYSSVAHFCAEFGKGLGFEVVLCDPRDEVMDNVVLDGIEIRRELPSLFIANGGCHRDTAVVALTHDPKIDDLAMLEAVRTEAFYIGVMGSRATSAKRRERLRRIGELGDAEMARIHAPIGLNLGSKTPAEIALAVLADILRTRSGIAREAL
- a CDS encoding nucleotidyltransferase family protein encodes the protein MSIVALVLAAGQGVRFGSDKRRALLGDGRSLLQHSVERAQAVFDEVRVVLRDGEQAGALGLPVGCRVVHSVDAGLGLGHSLAAGAASLADCPAQAVAIVLGDMPWIAQGTYQRLVEAAGPSVIVVPRYQGQNGHPVLFGREFWAELGGLAGDEGARAVLRRHADRVVVLEVDDGGIVRDVDTPSALN
- a CDS encoding cytochrome c, which translates into the protein MMRVFNGLALAIGAALAFSAQAADQNQVKRGEYLARAADCMACHTAEGGAPYAGGLPIHSPFGTIYGTNITPDKQYGIGNYSTDEFFAALTEGKRKDGANLYPAMPYTSYHLVKREDADAIHAYLMTVAPINRPAPETSLSFPFNVRAGLMGWNMLYGKSVQLEEGKGNSEAWKRGQYMVEVLGHCGECHTPRNPIGALEQDKRLTGGLLGGYLAPSLLANDLAERGWNHADLATFLKHGMSAQGSMFNEMYPVVHHSTQHLEDSDLAAMATFLLGDQPPAAKVVQAVAHETLGESAKRGRQQYLNVCAGCHGGDGEGKPHIAVAMQGNTILRQADSRNLVKVIVEGIREQQFTGFERMQPMPGFAGKLDDQQLTDMVNYLREAWGGLPGDFSTQQLAELKAD
- a CDS encoding LysR family transcriptional regulator, which encodes MDKLLAIKAFMATVEARGFSAAARKLGVATSSVSRLVDALEQELGASLFNRSTRQVSLTEAGAGYYQRARDIVEALADADASVADRGEEPVGVLRLCLPVEFGRRVIAPHLGAFLARHPGLELDIDLSDRFDDLFEGRYDLTIRLGEPAPSDELVCRPLGRFQRWLVASPAYLAARQPLLQPQQLADCACLRFRYGQAARPWRLRQGEQTLELNVAGPLRSANADLLREAAIAGSGVALLADWLVRGDVEAGRLQRLFADWEVSPGIASTGINALYLPNHRGSRRVMAFVTFCEALLAE
- a CDS encoding cupin domain-containing protein encodes the protein MPDNLFTALPALDPRASEQFDEVLRRPGLRIERIVSSGQASPPGFWYDQDEGEWVLLLSGSAALHLAHESEPRVLRAGDHLDIPAHCRHRVVWTEPGVATVWLAVFYRS
- a CDS encoding PA1136 family autoinducer-binding transcriptional regulator, which produces MSELPFDKLVQAIQQIEQATTLTAIQVAVRTVARPLGYDRFVLFSASAARDEVVERIHWVEGDWFGEGQRVDAQTYIRHCPVNLHLLTARAPFFWSKCAGADGEHYRVVRAPSGPGVHGLQVPVFGPAGLEGAMSLGGQRIEASAGVRLGLAMLANAAFANARRLLEVPPGLGPLSERERQVLAWTAAGQRQADIAATLGLSVRTVENHLRAARRRLGVGTTAQAIRIALGSGALD
- a CDS encoding NAD(P)H-quinone oxidoreductase, with product MTAIDITQPGGPEVLQAASHATPQPGPRELLIQVHAAGVNGPDLLQRKGLYDPPAGAPDIPGLEIAGKVVALGAQVKGFALGDAVIALVQGGGYAEYAVADERTTAHLPDNLSMVEGAALPETFMTVWVNLFQRGAFKAGETVLIHGGASGIGTTATQLAKALGAAQLFTTVNGPGQQAASLELGADVAIDYNREDFVEQVLLHTAGRGVDVIVDIIAGDYVARNFKAAAMDGRIVQIGVIKGPATELDLFPMLTKRLTHIGSTLRARSADDKAAILADLQAKAWPHVRSGAVKPLIHATFPLAAASQAHALMESGRHVGKVVLSVAHQG
- a CDS encoding TetR/AcrR family transcriptional regulator — encoded protein: MPAPRRSRAAMSADTTERLIAAARRQFAEKGFAAVVMDDLCAEVDLTRGALHHHFGGKAGLFGAVVQDLLEEINQALDARYDTHADPWEGYIDTCLHYYDLLHDPALRRILLQDAPAVLGPRLREMEEASYIGPMAQGLVELQDAGRLRAFDAVAMAHLINGAMGDSGMWVIAQDDPQVAAERLKTALRCLLEGLQM
- a CDS encoding LysR family transcriptional regulator, with translation MNWDDARMLLALSREQTLRRAARLLRVDQATVGRRVAALEADLGSTLFLRTPAGYQLTAIGEVAVEMAQKMEHAALELARRTRGADNEEAGEVRIATTDSLAHEFVIPALRELRQSHPEVRVVLSGSSDIVNLSQRETDIAIRNQRPESPDLVLRKLASWQMGLFAAEDYLQRHGLPQDGSFAGHDLVVYEPYWRGQAQPTLVDVPIGEGRVVMAANASMLLRRAIHEGLGIGEIPLELGQRDGLRRVWPQRTRAQPYEVWMVTHQDLRHTARVRAVIERLVAAFA
- the hchA gene encoding glyoxalase III HchA; its protein translation is MTNPNDDKRPTPDPAEDNAFFPSPYSLSQFTASKSDLSGADYADAYQGGRWKILMIGADERYLLTDNGTLFSTGNHPVETLLPMYHLDKAGFAFDVATLSGNPVKFEYWAMPREDQQVLGLFERYKPAFKQPQKLAEVLASALGDDSDYIGVFIPGGHGALIGLPESEEVRQVLQWAADNDKFVITLCHGPAALLAAGKLYDGYKICAFPDDLDAKTPDIGYMPGHLTWKFGERLRAQGVEIVNDGISGAVHQDRKLLTGDSPLAGNALGKLAAGALLKAVNGQ
- a CDS encoding (2Fe-2S)-binding protein; translated protein: MADRKLQLTLNGQSVVTEVVPDDLAMIDYLHEYQNLTGSRLGCGQGICHACVVIVDNPDGTSEEVRTCITGAHYFEGKKVRTIEGHAKRDEAGNLGELSPIQQKFVDRFAFQCSYCAPGFVNAATVLVEKAQRQPLNKSELEGAIEASLGHHVCRCTGYVRYYEATRDVLTDLGLVKEA
- a CDS encoding MATE family efflux transporter, whose amino-acid sequence is MTARLSPTPVSWLVELPGLLRLALPLVLGLSAAELISLTDTVLLASLGTVVLACVALTSSAGLIFHAGLYGMLATLSVRAGHAFGADDPGAVARTLRAGLGYGLLVGVLGCLAMLASLQLVQWLGVPLPDVALLTPYWQAMAVFLIPYCLAVVFKDVLEAIGRPWVGVLLVMSAVLFNLPLSYGLIHGHFGLPALGLLGAGIAGVIAESLAVLLALAYWRLAPSLGRYRQAPQGARLSWRTLLGEGWPLGLGYLAEAGAVVIAAWMLGWLGNAALAANQVVQSIGALLYMLPLGMAAAVSIRISQAQGRGQTARIRAIGSATFASVTAWMLVATVLLALFGRRIAEAMSDDPQVVAIAVPMFVVVAAMQVADGLQSTALGALRGLQDYRWPVGVTMVSYWLLALPLSYWLAFHSALGAVGVWVGFACGLAVAAVLLPWRFYRLQRPVAVQLR